Genomic DNA from Bacteroides zhangwenhongii:
ATAGAAAAGTCCGTCACCGTAACAGCCAATCCAAAGCGTTCCGCTATTATCAAAAGCAAAAGTCTGCACATTGCTGGTAAGAAAAGAAAAATCCTTTAATGTATGATTCCGAAGTTGGTCCTTTTCCAAATCATAGCAGAACAATCCTTGTGACTCTACAGCCATCCAGACGCATCCCTGATTATCACCGGATATTGCAGTTACTGTGTGTTCTACTCTTGTACCCTCCAGACTGAGTTCGGTAAAGTGCAAAAAAGAATCTTTCTCCGGATAATAAACGTAGAGCCCCACATCTGTTCCTATCCAGATATTTCCCTCCGCATCCTCATAGAGAGCCGTAATAAAATTATTGCCAATGCTTTGCCGACTACGATTATCATGTTTGAATTTACGGAACGACAAACCGTCATACCGGTTCAGTCCATCCTTCGTACCGAACCACATGAATCCTTGCTTATCCTGCAAAATCGCATTGACTGTATTTTGGGATAATCCGTTTTGTACACTCAGATTTTTGAAATAATAATGTTCATTCGCCACTTGTGCATGGCAAATGCCCGAGTAACAAACAAGACAGATTAAAAGTAGTAAAGTCTTCTTCATATTACGTGTTTTCTAGCTTTCTGTTTGAATTACCAAATGTAGGCAAAATAACAAAAGAAAGATAGCAATTACGTCTCAATGAATAATAAAATAGTCCTATTTCTCTATTCGAATACGTGCGTCAACCGCCACAACCGCCTTCTCAGTTGCCAAAAGCGGGTTTATATCCATTTCTTTAATCTCTGTCGCAAAACGGAGCAAGGTAGACAAACGAACAATGATTTCCGCAAACTTATCCTCATTCACCCCCTTTTGCCCACGTGTCCCCTGTATGATTTTATAAGCCCTCAGCGAATGAATCATCGAATAAGCCTCTTCATAAGAAAGCGGAGCCAAACCCGAAGAGACATCCTTCAGCACTTCCACAAAAATACCTCCCAGACCACAAAGGACCACATGCCCGAACTTCTCCTCATATTTCGCTCCAATGAAAAGTTCCGTACCTTTCAGCATTGGCTGTACCATGATTGCTTTCGCATCGGCTATTTGCATCATACGGTCAAACTCCAGAGACAAATGTTGCTCACTCTTGATATTCAACACGACCCCGCCAACATCCGATTTATGCACAGGTCCAACGACTTTTGCCACCACCGGAAATCCGCAACGACGGGCAAAAGCCACCACTTCTTCCTTATTATCCGACACAAATTCATCTACAAGCGGAATACCGGCTGCATGAAGCAAAGCTTGTACATGATGAGGCGCGATATATCCGTCATCCGGAATAGAATCAATGATCCGCCGAATTCTTGGAACATCCACTCCGAACAGTTCTATTTCAGGAACTGCCGGTTTAGGAGCATTCACAATGCGGGAAAGAGCAGTCCCTAATGTGACCTCATCCGAAAAGTTCACGTGACCTTTAGCAAGGAACGCTGCCACTTCCGCTCCGGCAGTATTGATGGAAGGAAGTATCGGGAAAATCGGTTTACTGCAAACCTGCATTTTCTCATGAAGCACATCGTACATCTCGAACATAGTGACTAGTCCCGGAGTTCCAAAAATGGCCATCACAGCATCTATATTCTCAAATTTCTCTTCACAATAGTCAATACAAAGACGCAGATGTTCCGGGGTTCCCGTAGCAAGAATATCAATCGGATTACCAACAGCAGCTCCCGGAAAGAGTTGCGCTTTCAGTTCTTCTGCCAGGTTACCTTCTAACTTCGGCACATTCAGCCCCCCCTTGCTCAACGCATCCGTCAGCATTACTCCGGGACCTCCGGCATGAGTGATAATCGCAAAATTCTTTCCCTTCAGTTCGGGCAAGGTAAACACACAACCGACGGTAGTCAGCTCCTCACGTGAGAAACAACGTACAATTCCCGCTTTACGAAACAAAGCCTCAACAGCAGAATCCGAGCTGGCGATAGCTCCCGTATGCGAAGAAGCCGCACGGCTTCCACTTTCCGAGCTTCCCGCCTTAATCGCTGCAATCTTACACCCTTTTCTTATCAATGAAGAAGCATGGAACAATAATCGGTCCGGATTTTGGATACTTTCAATATAGAGCAATTTGATTCGTGAATCATTTTCAGAATCGAAGTTCTCATCCATAAACTGTAATACATCCTCCACCCCAATCTGTTTGGCGTTTCCTACCGACCATACAGAATTGAACTGCAATCCTTTAGTCACCGCGCTTTCCAAAATGAATACGGCTGTAGCACCCGAACTGGAGATAAGATCCACTCCTTTCGGATTTAAATTTGGAATTGGTTGACTGAACACACTATGGTGCCAAGTATTCATCAATCCGATGCAGTTAGGTCCTATCAACGACGCACCATATTTGTTTACAGTTTCCAGAATACGTTCTTCCAACAATGCCCCCTCATGAGTCTCCTCACCAAAGCCGGCAGAAAGTATGATAAAAGCCCGGGTATGCTTCCGACCAGCCAATGTTTCTACAATGCCAGGACACATTGAAGCAGGAACCGCCAATACCGCAAGGTCCGTATCAGGCACGTCCTGCACATCCGCAAAAGCAGGAACTCCCTGCACTTCTTTCTCTTTTGGGTTCACAGCCCGAAGTTCTCCCTGATAACCGCCGTTTATCAGGTTCTTTAATATTGCGCCACCCGGCTTATGTACATTATTCGAAGCCCCTACTACAACAATGCTCTCAGGGCGCAGCAACTGGGTTGTTATCATATCATACTCTAATTTTCGTTTAACTTGAATACAAATATATTCTTTCTTACGGGAAAAAAGAAAGAAAAGTCATTATCTTTGCACATTACAAAGCTGAAAACAATAAAATCACACGATACAATGGAAAAGAAATTCAAAAGAACCACCGTCACATCGGCATTGCCCTATGCGAACGGACCTGTCCACATCGGTCATCTGGCCGGTGTATACGTACCCGCAGATATTTATGTACGCTATCTGCGCCTGAAAAAAGAAGATGTATTATTCATCGGCGGTTCGGACGAACACGGAGTGCCTATCACGATCCGTGCCAAGAAGGAAGGAATCACCCCGCAGGATGTAGTAGACCGTTACCATTCCTTGATTAAAAAGTCATTCGAGGAATTCGGAATCTCATTCGACGTGTATAGCCGCACCAGTTCACCGACCCATCACCAACTAGCTTCGGACTTCTTCAAAACATTGTACGACAAAGGAGAATTTATCGAAAAAACGTCCGAACAATACTACGATGAAGAAGCTAAAACATTCCTCGCCGACCGTTATATCACCGGAGAATGTCCTCACTGCCACTCGGAAGGAGCATACGGCGACCAATGTGAGAAATGCGGTACTTCACTCTCTCCGACAGATCTTATTAATCCGAAAAGCGCCATCAGCGGGAGCAAGCCGGTAATGAAAGAAACCAAGCATTGGTATCTTCCCCTCGACAAACATGAGTCATGGCTGCGCAAATGGATTCTGGAAGATCATAAAGAATGGCGTCCCAACGTATACGGTCAATGCAAAAGCTGGCTCGACATGGGCTTGCAACCACGTGCCGTAAGCCGCGACCTCGATTGGGGAATCCCCGTTCCCGTAGAAGGAGCAGAAGGAAAAGTTTTGTACGTATGGTTTGACGCGCCTATCGGATATATTTCCAATACCAAAGAACTACTTCCCGATAGTTGGGAAACATGGTGGAAGGATCCTGAAACCCGTTTGATTCACTTCATCGGCAAGGACAACATCGTATTCCATTGCATCGTATTCCCTGCAATGCTGAAAGCTGAAGGCAGTTACATTCTGCCGGACAACGTGCCGAGCAACGAATTCCTGAACCTGGAAGGAGATAAAATTTCCACTTCCCGCAATTGGGCTGTATGGCTGCACGAATATCTGGCCGATTTTCCCGGAAAGCAAGACGTACTCCGCTATGTACTGACCGCCAATGCACCGGAAACAAAAGACAATGACTTCACCTGGAAAGACTTCCAGGCACGCAATAATAACGAGCTGGTCGCTGTATATGGCAACTTTGTGAATCGTGCCATGGTACTTACCCAAAAGTACTTTGACGGAAAAGTACCTGCACAGGGCGAATTGACTGACTATGACAAGGAAACTCTGAAAGAATTCGCAGACGTAAAAGCAGAAGTGGAGAAACTGCTCGACATTTTCAAATTCCGCGATGCACAGAAAGAAGCCATGAATCTGGCACGTATCGGTAACAAATATCTGGCCGACACAGAACCGTGGAAATTGGCCAAAACAGATATGGAGCGTGTAGGCACTATCTTGAACATTTCCCTACAGCTGGTTGCCAACCTCGCCATCGCTTTTGATCCGTTCCTGCCGTTCAGTTCGGAGAAACTCCGTAAGATGCTGAATATGGACACATTCGAATGGGCTGAACTAGGAAAAGACAATCTGCTGCCCGTAGGCCATCAGTTGAATAAGCCGGAACTGCTATTTGAAAAGATCGAAGACGCTACTATCGAAGCACAAGTACAGAAGTTGCTTGATACTAAAAAAGCAAACGAAGAAGCGAACTACAAAGCCAATCCGATTCGTCCGAACATCGAGTTCGATGATTTCACGAAATTGGACATCCGTGTAGGTACTATCCTCGAATGCCAGAAAGTACCAAAGGCAGATAAGTTGTTGCAATTCAAAATCGACGACGGACTGGAAACACGTACTATCGTATCGGGCATTGCCAAACACTATCAACCGGAAGAGCTGGTAGGCAAACAGGTTTGCTTCATCGCCAATCTTGCCCCGCGCAAACTGAAAGGTATCGTCAGCGAAGGAATGATTCTGAGCGCCGAAAATAATGATGGCAGTTTGGCTGTTATTATGCCGGGACGGGAGGTAAAGCCAGGCAGCGAAGTAAAATAAAAAATGGGCGAAGAGCAATCACTGAGACAAAAGACAGCCAAAGGATTATTTTGGGGAGGACTCAGCAACAGCTTACAGCAGTTGCTGGGACTTCTTTTCGGAATTGTTCTGGCTCGTCTGTTGTCACGCTCCGATTATGGTATGATCGGTATGCTGACCATCTTTTCAACGATAGCCAACATCCTGCAGGAAAGCGGTTTCATCTCCGCTCTGGTCAACCGTAAAAATGCTTCGGACAAAGATTACAATGCCGTATTCTGGTTTAGTGTTTCCTGTAGCGCCATCTTATATATATTACTCTACCTGTCGGCTCCACTGATTGCCGAGTTTTACCGTACGCCGGAATTAGTCCCCCTTTCCCGGCTGGCTTTCCTAAGTTTTTTTATCGCTAGTTTAGGGATCGCTCCACGCGCCATCCTTTTCCGCAACCTCAAAGTGAAAGAAAATACGATTATTTCCCTTTCCTCACTTACATTATCCGGTATTACAGCAATAGTCCTTGCCGTAAATGGATTTGCCTATTGGGGCATAGCCATACAATCACTTGTATACGTAGCAGTTGTCGTTATACTCAATTGGTACTTCGCCAAATGGATGCCTAGCTTCCATTTCGACTTTTCTCCTATAAAAGAGATGTTCGGTTTTAGTAGTAAAATGTTAATTACCAACATATTCATGACTATCAACAACAACCTGTTCTCCGTACTATTAGGGAAATTCTATACCAAGCAGGCAGTAGGAGATTTCAGCCAAGCAAACAAATGGAATAACATGGGACATTCCTTAATCACAGGAATGATTAACGGAGTAGCCCAGCCCGTATTAGCAAGCATAACGGAAGACACCCAGCGTCAGGTAGCCGTATTCCGTAAAATGCTGCGCTTCACCGCATTTATCTCTTTCCCTGCCATGTTCGGCCTCAGCATTGTATCCAAAGAGTTCATCGTGATTACCATTACTGACAAATGGCTCGTTTCCGCCCAAATGATGCAGTTGCTCTGTATCTGGGGTGCGTTTATCCCTATTAATAACCTGTTCTCAAACCTATTGGTCAGCCGGGGACGTTCTTCCGTGTTTATGTTCTGCAATATCACACTCAGCATTTTGCAACTTATCACAGCATGTCTCAGCTATCCTTATGGTATCACAATGATGATTTATCTGTTCATTACCATCAATATCTTATGGCTTTTTGTCTGGTATTTCTTCGTCAAAAGAGAAATACCTTTGACTCTATCCTGCGTACTCAAGGATATCGCTCCTTATTTCTTATTAGCAGCCACATTGACTGCCTCCGCTTATTATATCACTCTCGGAATCCGAAATCTATATTTATCCTTACTCATAAAAATAGTGCTGGTAGTATCTTTGTACGCTCTGATTTTATGGAAATTACAATCCGTGATATTCCGTGAGTGCATTGAATTTATAAGAAAGAAAATCTAAACACGAAGTATTTGCAGGGGAATATCTCCTAATTGGGCAGCCAGTTCCGAAAAAGAACTGCCTGAAGATCCATAAATCTTTTGAGTGCGTGACAGTGTATACATATCGGCTACAGCATCCTTAATTCCGGAAATCGAGCCACGATCAGAAACCGCCTCAGCCGTATGCACCCTGCCACCATAACGATTGCGTAACTGCTGTTTCACCTCTTCCGAATCAGTTGCCAGATAGATGCACAAATCATCATACATGTCACTTTCTTTGTCCAACTGTGTAAAAAACAAATCCAATGGACTTTGACGGATGGCTACCGTATGATCTGCACGACGAATATGTACACCTACCGTATGCTTGGAAAAGTAACAAAAACGGCGTTCGACTTCCTCACAAACGGAAGCGACAGGATGAAACAAAGAACGAAGTAAATTTGTACTGTAATTCGCAAACTGGTCACAAGTAGCAATATACAACCGTCCACTTTGAGATGCCCACTCTTCCAGCTCCGACTCCTTATAACAAAGAGCACGTACATCCCTTTCATACAGACAATCCTCAAACAACAATTTCTGAAAAAGTTTCGGAAGATAAAAATTACGCCTGCGAGGACGGTCATACATAAGCAAATGTTTGCAAGAAGTCTCCGAAAAGGATATATTCATCAACTCCGGTTCCTCAAACACTTTGAAAAAGGGAGCATTCAGTCCCCAATCACGGAACCATAGTACTTCCAACTTTCTCCTTACTCTATATGTCAAGGTAACGGCAGAAGCTACAGCGCGCATACGATTAGCTAATCCTCCCACCGGCACTAATATTATCTTTTCCATAATCATATATTCATTTCCAACACAAAAGTAAACAAGTTTATTATTCTTTGGCTATTTTTGCAGACAGTATTTACACAAATTCAAAAATATGAATATTAATCCGAGCTCACCGGTTTCCATTTCAGTCGTTATGTGTACCTATAACGGAGATAAATATCTTGAACAGCAAATAGATTCTATATTGTGCCAAACCTATCCCATCCATGAATTGATCATACAAGACGATTGTTCTACCGATCGTACAGTAACAATTATTGAAGCATATCAAAAACAAGACCCACGTGTCAAACTCTATATTAACGAGGCACCACTAGGATTCAATTACAATTTTTCATCCGCCTTCACCAAAGCTGAAGGTGAATATATCGCCTCTTCCGACCAAGATGATATCTGGCGACCGGATAAGATAGAGATTCTGATGAACCACGCAAAAAATCATTCTCTACTTTTTCATAACTCTTACCTATTCACCATGGATATCCAACAGACCATGGGAAAAAAGAACAAATCTAATGTACTTTACAACGAGCTTTATCTATTAATGAAACCATATGTCCCGGGACACGAATGTTTCTTCCACCGCAATATCCTACCCATTTTCCAGCAAGTTGTGAAACAAGAGAATAACATCTCCTATGACTCCTTGCTAATGTTGGCTGCCGTTGTCTCCGGACCAATAGAGTTCATTGACGAAGGACTGGTCTATTGGCGTAGACATCCTCAAGCCACTTCCTACCATACGGAACAAAAGTACAATGCATGGGAAGGACTGCAAACTGCTCTGAAAAGCCTAAGCAACCACTTACAGCGCAATGTTACAAAAAGATATTTTCAAGCTGTCAGCAGCTATCCATTCAGGCAGAAATATACCATCCGAACAATTCGGTATATGAAGACAGGCAGTATTGTTGGAATTCTGAAAGCCTGTTGCGTCTGTTGCATTCAGCATAAACAACTTTATCCCCATACACGTTTTTTGCAATCATGCATCAAGTCTTTTTTCACTCCCTTGTATTTTATCCGAGATTGTAGTAAATTTGCCATCCATTAATGACTTAGGAATATGATAACATTTACTGTATTTCCGCGTTTAAGGCAAAACCCTAACGAAAAAAGCAATCCCTATATAGAGAATTTCATCGCTTCCTTGAACCGTGAAGGAGAAAGTACTGTTATCAATCCTCCACACCGAAACCCGCTTCTTAGCATATTGCCTCCCAAACGATGGGGAGACGTGATTATCTTCAATTGGTTTGAAAGTATTCCTGATTTCAAATACGGACTTTTACAAGCTGTCACGGCAATCTGTTTCGTAACAGTACTCAAATTGGCAAAGAAGAAAATCGTATGGGTACTGCACAACAAAAAACCACACAATGACGGGTATACAGGCATGAAAAAATTCCTCATGCGTTTCATCGCCCGGAAAGCGGATTTAATACTTACACACGCTACCGAAGGGCTGGAAATCATCCGGCAGAGATATCCGCAAGCCAGCGGAAAAGTTCATTTTCTGCACCATCCTACCATCAATCGACTTCCCCGACAGTTACCTGCCGAGAATAATATTCTTTATGATTTGCTGATATGGGGTACTATCTCACGCTATAAAGGTATACATGAATATCTTTCATACCTACGTAACCATCCGGAGCAACACCCCAATGTCTGCATTATCGGACGATGTGCCTCCGCCCCTTTGTTGAAAGAATTGCAGGACAAAGCACCTGATTATGTCAAAATCATCCCTGAAAGTCCATCGTTTGAAAAGCTAAGTAATTACGTAGCCTGCTCCCGTTTTGTACTCATTCCTTACTGTCCCGATTCTGTATTAAGTTCGGGAGTATTAATGGATTCCCTTTCTTTCGGGGCAAAGGTAATAGGACCAGCCACCGGATCATTCATCGATTACAGCCACAACAGTCTATTAAACGTTCACACATTTAAAAGTCTGGATGATATTGCCGTCATCCTCTCAGACCATAAAAAAGAAAAAGCCTCACTAGTTGGATATAGGCAATTTCTCGATGAAAACGCTTGGCAGTACTTCGGCAGCAAAATTATTGAACTAGTAACAAAAACCAAATAACATAATGACAAAATACGCTCCCATATTGCTGTTCGTGTACAATCGTCCGGAACATTTAAAACAAACGATGGAGACACTTCAAAACAACACACTCGCCGCCGAAAGTGAGCTCTACATCTATTCCGATGCAGCCCGCAAGGACACAGACGAGGCAGCTGTAACTGAAGTCCGCAACTATATCCATAAGATAACAGGATTTAAGAGCATCACCCTCATCGAACGGAAAGAGAACTGGGGACTTGCGCGTAATATCATTGACGGAGTTACTACACAAGTCAGTCGCTTCGGGCAGGTTATCGTAATGGAAGACGACTTGATTACAGCACCTTACTTCCTACAATTTATGAACGACGCACTTGAGACTTACAAAGACGAGCCACGCGTCGGTCACATACAAGCTTGTGATTTCACCAACGACCCTTCCCTGCCCGATACATTTCTTATCAAGTTTACCGGAAGCTGGGGGTGGGCTACTTGGGACAGAGCATGGAAATATTTCAATCCCGACGGGAAAGAGCTGCTCCGCCAATTGGAAGAACGTAACCTCACACGGAGATTTGACCTCAACGGGAATTATCCTTTCACACGAATGCTGAGACGCCAAATCGAAGGGAAAA
This window encodes:
- a CDS encoding glycosyltransferase family protein; translation: MITFTVFPRLRQNPNEKSNPYIENFIASLNREGESTVINPPHRNPLLSILPPKRWGDVIIFNWFESIPDFKYGLLQAVTAICFVTVLKLAKKKIVWVLHNKKPHNDGYTGMKKFLMRFIARKADLILTHATEGLEIIRQRYPQASGKVHFLHHPTINRLPRQLPAENNILYDLLIWGTISRYKGIHEYLSYLRNHPEQHPNVCIIGRCASAPLLKELQDKAPDYVKIIPESPSFEKLSNYVACSRFVLIPYCPDSVLSSGVLMDSLSFGAKVIGPATGSFIDYSHNSLLNVHTFKSLDDIAVILSDHKKEKASLVGYRQFLDENAWQYFGSKIIELVTKTK
- a CDS encoding glycosyltransferase; the protein is MTKYAPILLFVYNRPEHLKQTMETLQNNTLAAESELYIYSDAARKDTDEAAVTEVRNYIHKITGFKSITLIERKENWGLARNIIDGVTTQVSRFGQVIVMEDDLITAPYFLQFMNDALETYKDEPRVGHIQACDFTNDPSLPDTFLIKFTGSWGWATWDRAWKYFNPDGKELLRQLEERNLTRRFDLNGNYPFTRMLRRQIEGKNNSWAIRWNASLFLADILSLNTGRSLIQNIGFDGSGTNCGGGGLYSSTLWMKPLPIEKWSPIEENEKAREAFARYYHRTNCFMAKAIRRIKRTLKGDFGA
- a CDS encoding O-fucosyltransferase family protein, which produces MEKIILVPVGGLANRMRAVASAVTLTYRVRRKLEVLWFRDWGLNAPFFKVFEEPELMNISFSETSCKHLLMYDRPRRRNFYLPKLFQKLLFEDCLYERDVRALCYKESELEEWASQSGRLYIATCDQFANYSTNLLRSLFHPVASVCEEVERRFCYFSKHTVGVHIRRADHTVAIRQSPLDLFFTQLDKESDMYDDLCIYLATDSEEVKQQLRNRYGGRVHTAEAVSDRGSISGIKDAVADMYTLSRTQKIYGSSGSSFSELAAQLGDIPLQILRV
- the metG gene encoding methionine--tRNA ligase yields the protein MEKKFKRTTVTSALPYANGPVHIGHLAGVYVPADIYVRYLRLKKEDVLFIGGSDEHGVPITIRAKKEGITPQDVVDRYHSLIKKSFEEFGISFDVYSRTSSPTHHQLASDFFKTLYDKGEFIEKTSEQYYDEEAKTFLADRYITGECPHCHSEGAYGDQCEKCGTSLSPTDLINPKSAISGSKPVMKETKHWYLPLDKHESWLRKWILEDHKEWRPNVYGQCKSWLDMGLQPRAVSRDLDWGIPVPVEGAEGKVLYVWFDAPIGYISNTKELLPDSWETWWKDPETRLIHFIGKDNIVFHCIVFPAMLKAEGSYILPDNVPSNEFLNLEGDKISTSRNWAVWLHEYLADFPGKQDVLRYVLTANAPETKDNDFTWKDFQARNNNELVAVYGNFVNRAMVLTQKYFDGKVPAQGELTDYDKETLKEFADVKAEVEKLLDIFKFRDAQKEAMNLARIGNKYLADTEPWKLAKTDMERVGTILNISLQLVANLAIAFDPFLPFSSEKLRKMLNMDTFEWAELGKDNLLPVGHQLNKPELLFEKIEDATIEAQVQKLLDTKKANEEANYKANPIRPNIEFDDFTKLDIRVGTILECQKVPKADKLLQFKIDDGLETRTIVSGIAKHYQPEELVGKQVCFIANLAPRKLKGIVSEGMILSAENNDGSLAVIMPGREVKPGSEVK
- a CDS encoding acetate--CoA ligase family protein, with protein sequence MITTQLLRPESIVVVGASNNVHKPGGAILKNLINGGYQGELRAVNPKEKEVQGVPAFADVQDVPDTDLAVLAVPASMCPGIVETLAGRKHTRAFIILSAGFGEETHEGALLEERILETVNKYGASLIGPNCIGLMNTWHHSVFSQPIPNLNPKGVDLISSSGATAVFILESAVTKGLQFNSVWSVGNAKQIGVEDVLQFMDENFDSENDSRIKLLYIESIQNPDRLLFHASSLIRKGCKIAAIKAGSSESGSRAASSHTGAIASSDSAVEALFRKAGIVRCFSREELTTVGCVFTLPELKGKNFAIITHAGGPGVMLTDALSKGGLNVPKLEGNLAEELKAQLFPGAAVGNPIDILATGTPEHLRLCIDYCEEKFENIDAVMAIFGTPGLVTMFEMYDVLHEKMQVCSKPIFPILPSINTAGAEVAAFLAKGHVNFSDEVTLGTALSRIVNAPKPAVPEIELFGVDVPRIRRIIDSIPDDGYIAPHHVQALLHAAGIPLVDEFVSDNKEEVVAFARRCGFPVVAKVVGPVHKSDVGGVVLNIKSEQHLSLEFDRMMQIADAKAIMVQPMLKGTELFIGAKYEEKFGHVVLCGLGGIFVEVLKDVSSGLAPLSYEEAYSMIHSLRAYKIIQGTRGQKGVNEDKFAEIIVRLSTLLRFATEIKEMDINPLLATEKAVVAVDARIRIEK
- a CDS encoding glycosyltransferase, with protein sequence MNINPSSPVSISVVMCTYNGDKYLEQQIDSILCQTYPIHELIIQDDCSTDRTVTIIEAYQKQDPRVKLYINEAPLGFNYNFSSAFTKAEGEYIASSDQDDIWRPDKIEILMNHAKNHSLLFHNSYLFTMDIQQTMGKKNKSNVLYNELYLLMKPYVPGHECFFHRNILPIFQQVVKQENNISYDSLLMLAAVVSGPIEFIDEGLVYWRRHPQATSYHTEQKYNAWEGLQTALKSLSNHLQRNVTKRYFQAVSSYPFRQKYTIRTIRYMKTGSIVGILKACCVCCIQHKQLYPHTRFLQSCIKSFFTPLYFIRDCSKFAIH
- a CDS encoding lipopolysaccharide biosynthesis protein, whose amino-acid sequence is MGEEQSLRQKTAKGLFWGGLSNSLQQLLGLLFGIVLARLLSRSDYGMIGMLTIFSTIANILQESGFISALVNRKNASDKDYNAVFWFSVSCSAILYILLYLSAPLIAEFYRTPELVPLSRLAFLSFFIASLGIAPRAILFRNLKVKENTIISLSSLTLSGITAIVLAVNGFAYWGIAIQSLVYVAVVVILNWYFAKWMPSFHFDFSPIKEMFGFSSKMLITNIFMTINNNLFSVLLGKFYTKQAVGDFSQANKWNNMGHSLITGMINGVAQPVLASITEDTQRQVAVFRKMLRFTAFISFPAMFGLSIVSKEFIVITITDKWLVSAQMMQLLCIWGAFIPINNLFSNLLVSRGRSSVFMFCNITLSILQLITACLSYPYGITMMIYLFITINILWLFVWYFFVKREIPLTLSCVLKDIAPYFLLAATLTASAYYITLGIRNLYLSLLIKIVLVVSLYALILWKLQSVIFRECIEFIRKKI